In the Anastrepha obliqua isolate idAnaObli1 chromosome 1, idAnaObli1_1.0, whole genome shotgun sequence genome, one interval contains:
- the LOC129243879 gene encoding transmembrane protein 179: MALSNILLLSQIAGHVILVILSLCMLVPLGMSIREFSGHCLLFTTGKWREEDGMFEVKWSSTGFCHFPVLTAIFHFLISTVQIYRYSRMKDEASFLSLFIDVVLGIWMLAFSILSAVMITLGFIVWCDGMTERFPSCETAAGQNIIHGDQDQIDTSGFYIEMGTAQFGAWGAFAISVGIGVIAILKLIHNHQVRNIKVSMYLERQRLVNQHQHQLDGNSTPPLMSETTNK; encoded by the exons ATGGCTTTGTCGAATATATTACTGCTGAGCCAAATTGCTGGGCATGTAATACTGGTTATATTGTCGTTGTGTATGCTGGTCCCATTGGGAATGAGCATCCGTGAATTTAG TGGGCATTGTTTACTTTTCACGACGGGAAAGTGGCGTGAAGAGGATGGGATGTTTGAGGTGAAATGGTCTTCGACTGGTTTTTGCCATTTCCCAGTTTTGactgcaatttttcatttcttaattTCGACCGTGCAAATTTATCG CTATTCAAGAATGAAAGACGAAGCTTCGTTCCTTTCCCTATTCATCGACGTTGTGCTTGGAATTTGGATGTTGGCGTTTTCGATTCTATCGGCGGTTATGATAACTTTAGGATTTATCGTTTGGTGTGATGGTATGACTGAACGTTTTCCCTCGTGTGAAACTGCAGCTggacaaaatataatacacgGCGACCAAGACCAAATAGACACATCTGGTTTTTACATTGAAATGGGCACAGCACAG TTCGGCGCTTGGGGGGCTTTTGCCATATCGGTGGGAATTGGAGTAATAGCTATACTCAAACTCATCCACAATCATCAAGTACGAAACATTAAGGTTTCTATGTATTTGGAACGCCAACGATTGGTAAATCAACACCAGCATCAATTAGATGGGAATTCAACACCGCCATTAATGTCGGAGACTACCAATAAATAG